CGAGTGGCCGGTCTTCCAGGCGTCGTTGACATCGCCCTGGTGGTAGAAGACGATCCAGCGTCCGCCGTGCTTGAGGCCGAGGGCCCGCATGCCCGAGTGGTGCCACAGCGGCGGCGCGCCGTTGGGGAAGACGAACGGCTGCTGGTAGAGGATGTCGTCATTGGCGATGTCCACCCACTCCAGCTCGGGGAAGCAACGGCGCATGAGGGCGCGGAAGTAGTGGTTGAAGCTGCCGCCGCCGTTGTCGGCGAAGATCAGCCCGCCCTCCTCCAGGCAGTACCAGCGCAACGTGTCCACGTCCTTCTTCGATGCCGAGATGCCGCCGCTGCCCGTGAGGAAGACGAAGGGCGGCCCGCGATGCTTGGGGAACCGCCGGAGCTGGGGAATGGTGATGTGCTCGGTGGCGTCGGCAATCTTGAAACCCGTCATCTTATGGAACTGAAGCAGGAGGTTGTAGTCGGCGTTCACGCCCATGTCCTGGTCCCAGTCGCCGCCGTGGTATTCGAGGCGGATGAAGCGCACTTTGGCGTTTTCCATGCCGCTGGGCCAGCCGCCGGACCGGCCGCCGCCCTTGCCCAGCTTGCCGTCGGTGAGCGCCGTGGCCACGTAGGTGTCGCGGGTCTCCTCCTCGACCTTCTTGATGATCTCGCTCTCGTCTATGTCGGGGCGGTAGAAGAGGATCGGGCTGTCCATGTTGAGGACGAACTTTTTCTTTTTCGGCTTTTCCTTCTTCTCGATGCGTTTGACCTTGACCAGTTGCACGACGGGATTTCCGCTGCCCTTGGGCACGCCGTAGGCCTTCTGCATGCCCCAGTCGCGCAGGAGAAGGGGCAGGAGGAAGAGGACGAACAGGTGGATGAACACGGCCCAGTAGGACGACGAGCGCCATCGGGGGTCGCGGGGGGACTTCAGGGTGTGAAGCAGGCGGTCGCCGAAGCGGTCCCTGGACACCTCCCGCGCTCGGTAGAATTGCGCGATCGGACGCCGGCTGAGCACGACGAGGAAGAGCGCGGCCAGGGCCGCTCCGGGCACCCAGGCCCACACGCCGGCGACCCAGAGGTCGTTGCGGATGGACTTGTCGTAGGTCTTGGCGTCGGCGAGGAAGAGCGCGCTGGGCGCCCGCACGAGGAAGAAGAGCAGCCAGGCCCACAGTGCGGCGAAGAACGCGCCGCCCGCCTTGAGCAGCCAGGGCACCAGCCTGTGGCGCACGAAGGCCGCGAGGGCCGCGAGCGCCAGCAGCAGCGCGGCCGCGCGCGCCAGCAGGGCCAGGTGGGCAAACGGCTGCGCGAGGCCGCGCTCGGCGAGGATGCGCAGTTCCTTGGCCCCGAAGTCGGCCGCGCGGACGAGCCATGCTTCGCCCTGGTAGCCGAGCCAGAAGCTGAGCACCGAGAGCGCGATGGCCATCGCGCCCAGGCGGCACGACCAGGGGAAGGGCGCGAGCGCCCACGCCCCCGCGCGGCCCAGCCACGCCAGTTGCCGGGCCGCGTTGCGGTGAATCTGCGCGCACAGCCAGAAGGCGTCGTCAACCAGCCGCCTGACCACACGCTCGAGGATTCGTTCGCGCGGGAGACTCACGGCGCATCCAGCTCGTTGAGCTTCATGGAGGACTCTTTGGGCCGTTCGCTCGACTTGGCCTCGATATCCTTGAGCACTTTGGGCTTATCGCCCTCGGCTTTCGTGGCCGACGTGGGCGCGGGCGTGCCCTTCTCGTCACCGCCTTTCTCTCCCGCCTTCTTCTTGGCCTGGTCGGCGAGGAACTTGTCGTGGGCTTCTTTGCGGCGTTGTTCGTCTTCGCGCTCGCGCTGTTCCTTGGCCAGGCGTTTCATCTCGATGCGCGGGTGCCAGGACTTGTATTGGCGCATGAGGCCGATGTAGCCGATGGACGTGAGCAGGATGACGATGACGTGGACGACGGTGGAGGCCGCCACGGTGCGCAGGAACGACTGGCGCTTCACGTCGGCGAGCAGCTCGTCGGGGTCCACGGCT
The sequence above is drawn from the Planctomycetota bacterium genome and encodes:
- a CDS encoding DUF4159 domain-containing protein, with translation MSLPRERILERVVRRLVDDAFWLCAQIHRNAARQLAWLGRAGAWALAPFPWSCRLGAMAIALSVLSFWLGYQGEAWLVRAADFGAKELRILAERGLAQPFAHLALLARAAALLLALAALAAFVRHRLVPWLLKAGGAFFAALWAWLLFFLVRAPSALFLADAKTYDKSIRNDLWVAGVWAWVPGAALAALFLVVLSRRPIAQFYRAREVSRDRFGDRLLHTLKSPRDPRWRSSSYWAVFIHLFVLFLLPLLLRDWGMQKAYGVPKGSGNPVVQLVKVKRIEKKEKPKKKKFVLNMDSPILFYRPDIDESEIIKKVEEETRDTYVATALTDGKLGKGGGRSGGWPSGMENAKVRFIRLEYHGGDWDQDMGVNADYNLLLQFHKMTGFKIADATEHITIPQLRRFPKHRGPPFVFLTGSGGISASKKDVDTLRWYCLEEGGLIFADNGGGSFNHYFRALMRRCFPELEWVDIANDDILYQQPFVFPNGAPPLWHHSGMRALGLKHGGRWIVFYHQGDVNDAWKTGHSGATEAQAMQAYRLGVNIINYAFNQYMRIHYGD